The Cellulomonas fulva genome includes a window with the following:
- a CDS encoding phosphoglycerate kinase — protein MKTIEDLGDLRGKRVLVRSDFNVPLDGTTITDDGRVRAALPTLTALLDAGARVVVTAHLGRPKGAPEDKYSLAPVATRLSELLGKPVALAKDTVGESARETVAALQDGEIALLENIRFDARETSKDDAERASLAADLAALADVFVSDGFGVVHRKQASVYDVALTLPHAVGKLVLNEVESLRKATEDPARPYVVVLGGSKVSDKLGVISNLLTKADRLVIGGGMLFTFLAAKGYSVGSSLLEEDQIDTVKGYLEQAESAGVEIVLPVDIRVAAEFKADSPAEVVAADAIPDGKIGLDIGPASEELFASKIVDAKTVVWNGPAGVFEFEAYAGGTKAVAQALIDAGADGAFTIVGGGDSAAAVRTLGFDEAKFGHISTGGGASLEFLEGKTLPGIAVLED, from the coding sequence ATGAAGACCATCGAGGACCTCGGCGACCTGCGCGGCAAGCGCGTGCTGGTCCGCTCCGACTTCAACGTGCCGCTCGACGGCACGACGATCACCGACGACGGCCGCGTGCGCGCGGCCCTCCCGACGCTGACCGCGCTGCTCGACGCCGGCGCGCGCGTCGTCGTCACCGCCCACCTCGGCCGGCCCAAGGGCGCGCCCGAGGACAAGTACTCCCTCGCGCCGGTCGCGACGCGCCTGTCCGAGCTGCTCGGCAAGCCGGTGGCGCTCGCGAAGGACACCGTCGGCGAGTCCGCGCGCGAGACGGTCGCGGCGCTGCAGGACGGCGAGATCGCGCTGCTCGAGAACATCCGCTTCGACGCGCGCGAGACCAGCAAGGACGACGCGGAGCGCGCGTCGCTCGCGGCCGACCTGGCCGCCCTCGCGGACGTGTTCGTCTCCGACGGCTTCGGCGTCGTGCACCGCAAGCAGGCGTCGGTCTACGACGTCGCCCTCACGCTGCCGCACGCCGTGGGCAAGCTCGTCCTCAACGAGGTCGAGTCGCTCAGGAAGGCGACCGAGGACCCGGCGCGCCCGTACGTCGTCGTCCTGGGCGGCTCGAAGGTCTCGGACAAGCTCGGCGTGATCTCCAACCTGCTGACCAAGGCCGACCGCCTGGTCATCGGTGGCGGGATGCTGTTCACGTTCCTCGCGGCCAAGGGGTACTCGGTGGGCAGCTCGCTGCTCGAGGAGGACCAGATCGACACGGTCAAGGGCTACCTCGAGCAGGCCGAGTCGGCCGGCGTCGAGATCGTGCTCCCGGTCGACATCCGCGTCGCCGCCGAGTTCAAGGCGGACTCGCCGGCCGAGGTCGTGGCCGCCGACGCGATCCCGGACGGCAAGATCGGGCTCGACATCGGCCCGGCCTCGGAGGAGCTGTTCGCGTCGAAGATCGTCGACGCCAAGACGGTCGTCTGGAACGGCCCCGCGGGCGTGTTCGAGTTCGAGGCGTACGCAGGCGGCACCAAGGCCGTGGCGCAGGCGCTGATCGACGCGGGCGCGGACGGTGCGTTCACCATCGTCGGCGGCGGCGACTCCGCCGCGGCCGTGCGCACGCTCGGCTTCGACGAGGCGAAGTTCGGCCACATCTCCACCGGTGGCGGGGCGAGCCTCGAGTTCCTGGAGGGCAAGACCCTCCCCGGCATCGCTGTCCTGGAGGACTGA
- the tpiA gene encoding triose-phosphate isomerase: protein MATRTPLMAGNWKMNLDHQQAIQTLQKLAWTLKDAKHDFGTVEVAVVPPFTDLRSVQTLVDADKLEIVYGAQDVSAHESGAYTGEIAPSFLAKLGVTYAVIGHSERREYHAENDALVNAKVKNALKAGLKPILCVGEDLETRRAAAHVAHTLLQLEGALVDLTAAQVRDVVVAYEPVWAIGTGETATPEDAQELAEAIRGRVAELYDDETAQAVRVLYGGSVKSSNVASIMAKPDVDGALVGGASLDPEEFAKIVRYQSHAVGL, encoded by the coding sequence ATGGCCACGCGCACCCCGCTCATGGCGGGCAACTGGAAGATGAACCTCGACCACCAGCAGGCGATCCAGACGCTGCAGAAGCTGGCGTGGACGCTCAAGGACGCCAAGCACGACTTCGGCACGGTCGAGGTCGCGGTGGTCCCGCCGTTCACCGACCTGCGCAGCGTGCAGACGCTCGTGGACGCCGACAAGCTCGAGATCGTGTACGGGGCGCAGGACGTCTCGGCGCACGAGTCGGGCGCCTACACGGGCGAGATCGCGCCGTCGTTCCTGGCCAAGCTCGGCGTCACCTACGCGGTGATCGGGCACTCGGAGCGGCGCGAGTACCACGCGGAGAACGACGCGCTGGTCAACGCCAAGGTGAAGAACGCGCTCAAGGCGGGCCTCAAGCCCATCCTGTGCGTGGGCGAGGACCTAGAGACCCGCCGGGCCGCCGCGCACGTCGCGCACACGCTGCTGCAGCTCGAGGGCGCGCTCGTCGACCTGACCGCCGCGCAGGTCCGCGACGTCGTCGTGGCCTACGAGCCCGTCTGGGCGATCGGCACGGGCGAGACGGCGACCCCCGAGGACGCGCAGGAGCTGGCGGAGGCCATCCGCGGCCGGGTCGCGGAGCTGTACGACGACGAGACGGCGCAGGCCGTGCGCGTCCTCTACGGCGGCTCGGTGAAGTCGTCGAACGTCGCCTCGATCATGGCGAAGCCCGACGTCGACGGCGCCCTCGTCGGGGGCGCGAGCCTCGACCCCGAGGAGTTCGCGAAGATCGTGCGCTACCAGTCGCACGCCGTCGGTCTCTGA
- the gap gene encoding type I glyceraldehyde-3-phosphate dehydrogenase, with the protein MTIKVGINGFGRIGRNFYRAIVASGADIEIVGVNDLTDNATLAHLLKYDTVLGRFPLSVDHDDENIIVDGKKIRALAERNPADLPWAELGADIVIESTGFFTDATKAKAHIDAGAKKVIISAPAKNEDGTFVVGVNHEQYDAATQHIISNASCTTNCLAPLAKALNDSIGIERGLMTTIHAYTGDQNLQDGPHRDLRRARAAAQNIVPTSTGAAKAVALVLPELKGKLDGFALRVPTITGSATDLTFTASREVTVEEVNAAVKAAAEGPLKGVLSYVEDEIVSSDIVTDPHQSIFDSKLTKVIGDQVKVVSWYDNEWGYSNSLVALTQYVGERL; encoded by the coding sequence GTGACCATCAAGGTCGGCATCAACGGCTTCGGCCGTATCGGTCGCAACTTCTACCGGGCCATCGTGGCGTCCGGTGCGGACATCGAGATCGTCGGGGTCAACGACCTGACGGACAACGCGACGCTCGCGCACCTGCTCAAGTACGACACGGTCCTGGGCCGTTTCCCGCTGAGCGTGGACCACGACGACGAGAACATCATCGTCGACGGCAAGAAGATCCGGGCGCTGGCTGAGCGGAACCCGGCTGACCTGCCGTGGGCCGAGCTCGGCGCGGACATCGTCATCGAGTCGACCGGCTTCTTCACGGACGCCACGAAGGCCAAGGCGCACATCGACGCCGGCGCCAAGAAGGTCATCATCTCGGCGCCCGCGAAGAACGAGGACGGCACCTTCGTCGTCGGCGTGAACCACGAGCAGTACGACGCGGCGACGCAGCACATCATCTCGAACGCGTCCTGCACCACGAACTGCCTCGCCCCGCTGGCCAAGGCGCTCAACGACTCGATCGGCATCGAGCGTGGTCTCATGACCACGATCCACGCCTACACGGGCGACCAGAACCTGCAGGACGGCCCGCACCGCGACCTGCGTCGTGCCCGCGCCGCCGCGCAGAACATCGTCCCGACGTCGACCGGCGCGGCCAAGGCCGTCGCCCTGGTCCTGCCGGAGCTCAAGGGCAAGCTCGACGGCTTCGCGCTCCGCGTGCCGACGATCACCGGCTCCGCCACGGACCTGACCTTCACCGCCTCGCGCGAGGTCACGGTCGAGGAGGTCAACGCCGCGGTCAAGGCCGCCGCCGAGGGCCCGCTCAAGGGCGTCCTGTCCTACGTCGAGGACGAGATCGTCTCCAGCGACATCGTGACAGACCCGCACCAGAGCATCTTCGACTCGAAGCTCACGAAGGTGATCGGCGACCAGGTCAAGGTCGTCTCCTGGTACGACAACGAGTGGGGCTACTCGAACAGCCTCGTCGCCCTCACGCAGTACGTGGGCGAGCGTCTCTGA
- the secG gene encoding preprotein translocase subunit SecG codes for MTAVKISMQVLLVLTSLLLVPLVLLHKGKGGGLSDMFGGGITSSAGSSGVAERNLNRITVGVALIWTVTIIVLGLVERVAPDA; via the coding sequence GTGACCGCCGTGAAGATCTCGATGCAGGTGCTGCTGGTGCTGACCAGCCTGCTCCTGGTGCCCCTGGTGCTGCTCCACAAGGGCAAGGGTGGTGGCCTGTCGGACATGTTCGGGGGCGGCATCACCTCGAGCGCCGGCAGCTCCGGCGTCGCCGAGCGCAACCTGAACCGCATCACCGTCGGTGTCGCGCTCATCTGGACCGTGACGATCATCGTGCTCGGGCTCGTCGAGCGCGTCGCGCCGGACGCCTGA
- the whiA gene encoding DNA-binding protein WhiA codes for MALTAQVKDELARLQIDKTSCRKAEVSATLRFAGGLHIISGRIVIEAELDTAIAARRLRQAIAEVYGHESEIIVVSGGGLRRGSHYVVRVVKDGESLARQTGLLDNRGRPVRGLPPQVVAGGIGESEAAWRGAFLAHGSLTEPGRSSSLEVTCPGPEAALALVGAARRMGIPTKAREVRGVDRVVIRDGDAIGAMLTRLGAHETMLVWEERRVRREVRGTANRLANFDDANLRRSARAAVAASARVERAFEILGEDLPEHLREAGRLRLENKDASLEELGKLADPPLTKDAVAGRIRRLLATADKRASDLGIPDTEAGLSPDLLDL; via the coding sequence ATGGCGTTGACGGCACAGGTGAAGGACGAGCTCGCCCGACTCCAGATCGACAAGACCTCGTGCCGCAAGGCGGAGGTGTCGGCGACGCTGAGGTTCGCGGGCGGCCTGCACATCATCTCGGGACGGATCGTCATCGAGGCGGAGCTGGACACGGCGATCGCCGCGCGGCGGCTGCGGCAGGCGATCGCCGAGGTGTACGGCCACGAGAGCGAGATCATCGTCGTGTCCGGCGGCGGCCTGCGCCGCGGCAGCCACTACGTGGTGCGGGTGGTCAAGGACGGCGAGTCCCTGGCGCGCCAGACCGGCCTGCTCGACAACCGCGGGCGTCCGGTGCGCGGGCTGCCGCCGCAGGTGGTCGCCGGGGGCATCGGCGAGTCCGAGGCGGCCTGGCGCGGGGCGTTCCTGGCGCACGGCTCGCTGACCGAGCCCGGTCGCTCGTCGTCGCTCGAGGTCACCTGCCCCGGTCCGGAGGCGGCGCTCGCCCTCGTCGGAGCGGCCCGGCGCATGGGCATCCCGACGAAGGCGCGCGAGGTCCGCGGCGTGGACCGCGTGGTGATCCGCGACGGAGACGCGATCGGCGCGATGCTCACCCGGCTCGGCGCGCACGAGACGATGCTGGTGTGGGAGGAGCGGCGCGTCCGGCGCGAGGTGCGCGGCACCGCGAACCGCCTCGCGAACTTCGACGACGCCAACCTGCGCCGGTCGGCGCGGGCGGCGGTCGCGGCCAGCGCCCGGGTGGAGCGCGCGTTCGAGATCCTGGGGGAGGACCTGCCCGAGCACCTGCGCGAGGCCGGCCGGCTCCGGCTGGAGAACAAGGACGCCTCGCTCGAGGAGCTCGGCAAGCTCGCGGACCCGCCGCTGACCAAGGACGCGGTCGCGGGCCGCATCCGGCGCCTGCTGGCCACGGCCGACAAGCGGGCGTCCGACCTCGGGATCCCCGACACGGAGGCCGGCCTCTCGCCGGACCTGCTGGACCTGTAG